The Flavobacterium piscisymbiosum genome includes a region encoding these proteins:
- a CDS encoding DUF3575 domain-containing protein: protein MKKNYLLLIILLAFYSVNAQNETDPYQKNNEIKLNALAPLFQSFQVGYERHLNHNSSLGLSFYYVFDNTKNEKDLNYSISPYYRRYFGKKYASGWFVEGFGMLASTDGKKIYASEDHSIYTENPDVINFALGAGGGWKWVSKSGFLFEANIGYGGILLNANKTDHTIVAKFGLSAGYRF, encoded by the coding sequence ATGAAAAAAAACTATCTATTACTTATTATTTTGTTAGCCTTTTATTCTGTGAATGCTCAAAATGAAACCGATCCTTATCAGAAAAATAATGAAATTAAATTAAACGCACTTGCTCCTTTATTTCAATCTTTTCAAGTTGGTTACGAAAGACATTTAAATCATAATTCGTCATTAGGACTTTCTTTTTATTATGTGTTTGACAATACAAAGAATGAAAAGGATTTAAATTATTCAATATCTCCGTATTACAGAAGATATTTTGGTAAAAAATACGCATCAGGCTGGTTTGTTGAAGGATTTGGAATGCTGGCTTCAACAGATGGCAAAAAAATATACGCTTCAGAAGATCATTCAATATATACCGAAAATCCTGACGTTATTAATTTTGCTCTCGGTGCCGGCGGAGGCTGGAAATGGGTCAGTAAAAGCGGTTTTCTTTTTGAAGCAAATATTGGTTATGGCGGTATATTACTCAATGCAAATAAAACGGACCATACTATTGTTGCAAAATTTGGACTGAGTGCAGGATATCGATTCTAG
- a CDS encoding porin family protein, whose protein sequence is MKNFLLLAVATVLGFASATAQEIKFGVKGGLNFANISGDNTKGIDVVTAFNFGVVSEIPLSEKFSFQPEIMYSGQGYSFDDNTVALNYLNIPLMGKYYLTKGLSVEAGPQIGFLLSAKNEKTNVKDSFKTFDFGVNFGLGYKLDNGLNFGARYNLGLTDINDLEGFSSKNKNGVFQVSVGYFFF, encoded by the coding sequence ATGAAAAACTTTTTATTACTAGCTGTTGCTACAGTTTTAGGATTTGCAAGTGCTACTGCACAAGAGATTAAATTTGGTGTCAAAGGAGGTCTAAACTTTGCCAATATCAGCGGAGATAATACTAAAGGTATTGATGTTGTAACCGCGTTTAATTTTGGTGTTGTATCAGAAATTCCACTCTCTGAGAAATTTTCTTTTCAACCTGAAATAATGTACTCCGGCCAGGGATATAGTTTCGATGATAATACTGTTGCCTTAAATTATCTGAACATTCCTTTAATGGGAAAATATTATTTAACAAAAGGATTGAGTGTTGAAGCCGGACCGCAAATAGGTTTTTTACTTTCTGCTAAAAATGAAAAAACAAATGTAAAAGACTCGTTTAAAACTTTTGACTTTGGTGTTAATTTTGGCTTAGGCTATAAACTTGACAACGGACTTAATTTTGGTGCAAGATACAATCTTGGATTAACCGATATTAATGATTTAGAAGGATTTTCCAGTAAAAACAAAAACGGAGTATTTCAAGTATCTGTTGGTTATTTCTTCTTCTAA
- the bglX gene encoding beta-glucosidase BglX, with translation MKKQIKKYSFLLLIVFTNGYAQTKKYMDTKKPVEERITLLMKEMTLEEKVGQMNQYNGFWDVTGPAPKGGSAELKYEHLRKGLVGSMLTVRGVKEVRAVQKIAVEETRLGIPLIIGFDVIHGYKTLSPIPLAEAASWDLEAIKKSAAIAADEASASGINWTFAPNVDITNDARWGRVMEGAGEDPYLGSKIGYARIKGFQGETVADLAKVNTIAACAKHFAAYGFVEAGLEYNSVDISTSKLYNSVFPPFEATVQAGVRTFMNSFNTLNGVPATGNVFLQRDILKGKWKFDGFVVSDYASVREMIAHGYAKDEADATAKAVIAGSDMDMESYLYVAKLVGLVKEGKVKEALVDDAVRRILRVKFELGLFDDPYRYCDEKREKEVVGSKANNDGVLDMAKKSIVLLKNDKNLLPLKKSGQKIALIGALANDKNSPLGSWRIAADDNTAVSVLEGMQQYKDNQLTFEKGADLLSQKATFLTETVFNTTDKSGFEAAKKAAKNADVVVMVLGEYGFQSGEARSRTDLNLPGLQQELLEEIYKVNPNIVLVLNNGRPLSIPWAAENIPTIVEAWQLGTQTGNAVAQVLYGDYNPSGKLPISFPRNVGQVPIYYNKYSTGRPIDSDKNVFWSHYMDVEKTPQFPFGFGLSYTKFDYKNLKINKTTFAKGEKIQVSVDVTNSGNYDGKEVVQLYINDAVASIVRPVKELKGFELVTLKKGETKTIQFTLTEKELGFYDNEGKFLTEPGLFNIMVGWNSNEGLTSKFELK, from the coding sequence ATGAAAAAACAAATTAAAAAATATTCCTTTTTACTGCTGATCGTTTTTACAAACGGATATGCTCAGACAAAAAAATATATGGATACAAAAAAACCTGTTGAAGAGAGAATAACACTTTTGATGAAAGAAATGACTTTAGAAGAAAAAGTCGGACAAATGAATCAATACAATGGTTTTTGGGATGTGACAGGTCCTGCTCCTAAAGGCGGAAGTGCTGAATTAAAATACGAACACTTGCGAAAAGGCCTTGTAGGATCAATGCTTACGGTTCGTGGCGTAAAAGAAGTTCGTGCCGTACAGAAAATTGCTGTTGAAGAAACCCGTTTGGGAATTCCGCTAATTATTGGTTTTGATGTGATTCACGGTTATAAAACGTTAAGCCCGATTCCGTTGGCAGAAGCGGCAAGCTGGGATTTGGAAGCCATTAAAAAATCGGCGGCGATTGCGGCAGATGAGGCTTCGGCATCTGGTATTAACTGGACTTTTGCACCCAATGTCGATATTACAAATGATGCACGTTGGGGACGCGTGATGGAAGGTGCCGGTGAAGATCCTTATCTGGGAAGTAAAATAGGTTACGCAAGAATAAAAGGTTTTCAGGGCGAAACTGTTGCAGATTTGGCTAAAGTAAATACGATCGCAGCTTGCGCCAAACACTTTGCAGCATACGGTTTTGTCGAAGCAGGATTAGAATATAATAGCGTAGATATTAGTACTTCTAAATTATACAATTCGGTTTTTCCTCCTTTTGAAGCGACTGTTCAGGCGGGAGTTCGTACGTTTATGAATTCATTTAATACCTTAAACGGAGTTCCGGCAACTGGAAATGTTTTTTTACAAAGAGATATCCTAAAAGGAAAATGGAAGTTTGATGGTTTTGTGGTTTCGGATTATGCTTCGGTTCGCGAAATGATTGCACACGGTTATGCAAAAGATGAAGCTGATGCAACTGCAAAAGCAGTCATTGCAGGTTCAGACATGGATATGGAATCGTATTTGTATGTCGCAAAATTGGTTGGTTTAGTAAAAGAAGGAAAAGTAAAAGAAGCCTTGGTTGATGATGCTGTTCGCAGAATTCTTCGTGTGAAATTTGAATTGGGTTTGTTTGATGATCCATACAGATATTGCGACGAAAAGCGTGAAAAAGAAGTTGTGGGAAGCAAAGCCAATAACGATGGTGTTCTGGACATGGCAAAAAAATCAATCGTATTGTTGAAGAATGATAAAAATTTGCTTCCGCTAAAAAAATCCGGACAAAAAATCGCTTTGATTGGCGCTTTGGCAAACGATAAAAACAGTCCGCTAGGAAGCTGGAGAATTGCTGCCGATGATAATACTGCTGTTTCGGTTCTTGAAGGAATGCAGCAATACAAAGACAATCAATTGACTTTTGAAAAAGGTGCAGATTTGCTTTCGCAGAAAGCTACTTTCCTGACAGAAACAGTTTTCAATACAACAGATAAAAGTGGCTTTGAAGCGGCAAAAAAAGCGGCAAAAAATGCTGACGTTGTTGTGATGGTTTTAGGCGAGTACGGTTTTCAAAGTGGAGAAGCCAGAAGCAGAACCGACTTGAATTTACCAGGATTACAACAAGAATTATTAGAGGAAATTTACAAAGTAAACCCTAATATTGTTTTGGTTTTAAATAACGGTCGTCCGTTGAGTATTCCGTGGGCTGCAGAAAATATCCCGACAATTGTAGAAGCCTGGCAACTAGGAACTCAAACCGGAAATGCCGTGGCTCAGGTTTTATACGGCGATTACAACCCAAGTGGAAAATTGCCAATATCTTTCCCGAGAAACGTTGGGCAAGTGCCTATTTATTACAACAAATACAGCACAGGAAGACCAATCGATAGCGATAAAAATGTGTTTTGGTCGCATTATATGGATGTGGAAAAAACACCTCAGTTTCCGTTTGGTTTTGGATTGAGTTATACGAAGTTTGATTATAAAAACCTTAAAATCAACAAAACGACTTTTGCAAAAGGAGAAAAAATACAAGTAAGCGTTGACGTTACCAACTCTGGAAATTATGATGGTAAAGAAGTGGTTCAGTTGTATATAAATGACGCTGTTGCCAGTATCGTAAGACCCGTAAAAGAATTAAAAGGTTTTGAACTTGTTACATTAAAAAAGGGAGAAACTAAAACAATTCAGTTTACATTGACAGAAAAGGAACTTGGTTTTTATGACAATGAAGGCAAATTTCTAACAGAGCCTGGCTTGTTTAATATAATGGTTGGATGGAATTCTAATGAAGGACTTACTAGTAAATTTGAGTTAAAATAA
- a CDS encoding two-component regulator propeller domain-containing protein, translating into MKNIKYILVCFFIGLNCLFAQDKFDNYQFRSILETTSKRAITSIIQDKNGFIWIGTNGTGLYRYDGVNYFGYEYNKKPGSLKSNFIFATFIDSDNNLWVGTDDGLCLYNRDLDNFTKINIEDVIRIGYDEPITVKTIIEDNNGNLILGTYGFGLFKLNKKTLKTTLIPSKVLDKYNFLIKSSVKNKHGIIYLGTSYGLLELDLNGKLKQVYKDKFKREPLVDDIENLVIDKYGYIWLGTTESGLIKIKPETDNYQFENYDITQNKILSIIESSQDYIICGTENDGLLVVNYKGQVLQKYLHSKYNDFSLKSNSVWSLFEDKEKRLWLGYFNKGLGVFDKPNNKFNSLESLVNNDNSLQNSYVTSVIKDKKGNLLISNEGGGLDIYNLTNKSYIHVNKNNQSYYSGLDAVDIQTIFIDSKQNIWIGSWDRGIYFLKNGTTRFVNYNTANTTGLKSNRIFSFSEDSKGRIWIGTFIKGLHYFDNKNNTFVHCDSKPFTDNALDNAFIRKVFVDSDNVLWVGTILGLYQVSLKENSGFKVTKMRDAMFKDKTKYNSIQTILSIYESNDKTIWIGTDGEGLFNYNKKEKKFSNYNNFPGFKEKSVRAIIADNNGSLWISGGSGLTKLDLKNKKSTNFTKDDGLIDNDFNNNAVFKDGNGELYFGSYEGVNYFNPNEIKKTEKAPRLYFSDFKLFNRSVKPNEDASPLTKVISQTKEITLNYTQSVFTIEYIGINYNYSKKNQYAYYLQGFEKEWNYVGNNRTATYTNLAPGNYVFKVKSANADGSWSNVQLELKIKILPPWWKTIWAYLLYTSVLVFLIIYFNKMYQNRFKAGQAILLEKEKHIQSEKLNNKKLQFFTNISHEFRTPLTLIINPLEDILKSKNLSPEIHNKLKIVHKSSDRLSRLINELMDFNKLEFNKIFLQAKKIEVVAFTQGIIGYFDEEAAARNITINFESAFDELEDWLDPKMLEKILFNIISNAFKFTPDNGAITVSINKSDADNALLIKGISAPSFSITITDTGSGIRKKDLNRIFDRFYQVNNVNKDYYGSTGIGLEVVKEFIELHKGKIDVESEVGQGTKFTVTFPLGKSFYKKSEIVNEVFKIEKNKNLFLSEPVNHQSEDDEATNQAIENDIVETAKPYTVLIVEDNPELRNYLKHELSKLYKVIVAENGQKGYEIAVQKLPDLIITDVIMPVMDGLQLCKNIKGDLKTSHIPLLMLSAKAMVKDRLEGIDSGADMYLSKPFELDILKSSLAQLITSRQIMFKKFYSGITKDGKEKTTSLDNEFIQKILHFINENISEPELTVELLSSKIYLSRSQLYRKIKTLTGVSVNEFIRNVRLEKAKQLIEKGNNNINEISYKVGFTSPSYFAKCYKIKYGHLPTQEKRPKE; encoded by the coding sequence ATGAAAAATATTAAATATATTCTTGTATGCTTTTTTATAGGTCTAAATTGCCTGTTTGCTCAGGATAAATTTGACAACTACCAATTTAGGAGCATACTGGAAACTACTTCAAAAAGAGCCATAACCTCAATTATTCAGGATAAAAATGGATTTATTTGGATAGGCACAAACGGCACGGGTTTGTATCGATATGACGGGGTCAATTATTTTGGATATGAATACAATAAAAAGCCAGGCTCATTAAAAAGCAATTTTATTTTTGCAACTTTTATCGATTCTGATAATAATTTATGGGTTGGGACTGATGATGGTTTGTGTTTGTACAACAGGGATTTAGATAATTTTACCAAAATCAATATTGAAGACGTTATTAGAATTGGTTATGACGAGCCTATTACCGTAAAAACAATTATCGAGGACAATAACGGCAACTTAATCCTGGGGACTTATGGTTTTGGATTATTCAAACTCAATAAAAAAACTTTAAAAACTACTCTGATACCGTCAAAAGTGTTGGACAAATATAATTTTCTAATAAAATCTTCGGTAAAAAACAAACACGGAATTATTTATCTGGGAACGAGTTACGGACTTTTAGAACTCGATTTAAACGGAAAACTCAAGCAGGTTTATAAAGACAAATTTAAGAGAGAACCATTAGTAGACGATATCGAAAATCTTGTTATAGATAAATATGGGTATATCTGGCTGGGAACGACTGAAAGCGGTCTGATAAAAATTAAACCGGAAACAGATAATTATCAATTTGAGAATTATGATATTACCCAAAACAAAATCTTATCGATTATAGAAAGCAGTCAGGATTACATCATTTGCGGCACCGAAAATGACGGATTATTGGTTGTAAATTATAAAGGACAGGTATTGCAGAAATACTTACATAGTAAATACAATGACTTTAGTTTAAAATCGAATTCGGTTTGGTCATTATTCGAGGATAAAGAAAAACGACTCTGGTTAGGATATTTTAATAAAGGGCTAGGCGTATTTGATAAACCCAATAACAAGTTCAATTCGCTTGAATCATTGGTAAACAACGATAACTCATTACAAAACAGCTACGTAACATCGGTTATAAAAGATAAAAAAGGCAATCTCTTAATAAGCAACGAAGGCGGAGGACTTGATATTTATAATCTTACCAATAAAAGCTATATTCATGTCAACAAAAACAATCAAAGTTATTATTCCGGTTTAGATGCTGTTGATATTCAGACCATTTTTATAGACAGCAAACAAAATATATGGATAGGAAGCTGGGATCGCGGCATCTATTTTTTGAAAAATGGCACTACCCGATTCGTAAACTACAATACAGCAAATACAACGGGATTAAAATCGAATAGAATTTTTAGTTTTTCGGAAGATTCAAAAGGCCGAATCTGGATTGGAACTTTTATAAAAGGATTGCATTATTTTGATAATAAAAACAACACTTTTGTTCATTGTGACTCGAAACCATTTACAGACAACGCTTTAGACAACGCTTTTATTCGTAAAGTTTTTGTAGACTCTGATAATGTTTTATGGGTAGGTACAATTTTAGGATTATATCAGGTAAGTTTAAAGGAAAACTCTGGTTTTAAGGTTACAAAAATGCGCGATGCCATGTTCAAGGATAAAACCAAGTACAACAGTATTCAGACTATTTTATCTATCTATGAATCTAATGATAAAACGATATGGATAGGAACAGATGGTGAAGGATTATTCAACTATAATAAAAAAGAGAAGAAATTTTCGAACTATAATAACTTTCCTGGTTTTAAAGAAAAATCTGTTCGCGCTATAATTGCCGATAACAACGGTTCTCTATGGATAAGTGGCGGATCAGGATTAACAAAACTTGATCTTAAAAATAAAAAAAGTACCAATTTTACTAAAGATGATGGTCTTATTGATAACGATTTCAATAATAATGCGGTCTTTAAAGATGGAAACGGAGAATTGTATTTTGGCAGTTACGAGGGCGTAAATTATTTTAATCCTAACGAGATCAAAAAAACTGAGAAAGCACCACGTTTGTATTTTAGTGATTTCAAATTATTCAATCGATCTGTAAAACCCAATGAAGATGCCTCGCCGCTAACTAAGGTCATATCTCAAACTAAAGAAATTACCCTTAATTATACCCAATCTGTTTTTACAATCGAATATATAGGAATCAACTATAATTATTCTAAGAAAAACCAATATGCCTACTACCTGCAAGGTTTTGAAAAAGAGTGGAATTATGTTGGAAATAACAGAACAGCAACTTATACCAATCTGGCGCCGGGTAATTATGTTTTTAAAGTAAAATCTGCCAATGCCGACGGATCCTGGAGCAATGTTCAATTAGAATTAAAAATAAAAATCCTGCCTCCGTGGTGGAAAACCATTTGGGCTTATTTACTATACACCTCTGTTTTGGTTTTCCTGATTATATATTTCAATAAAATGTATCAAAACAGGTTTAAAGCCGGACAAGCCATATTATTAGAAAAAGAAAAACACATTCAGTCAGAGAAATTAAACAATAAAAAACTACAGTTTTTTACTAATATTTCGCACGAATTCAGGACTCCGTTAACGCTCATTATTAATCCTCTGGAAGATATTTTAAAAAGTAAAAATCTATCTCCGGAAATCCATAATAAATTAAAAATTGTACACAAAAGTTCCGACAGGCTTTCGAGACTGATCAACGAGCTTATGGATTTTAATAAATTAGAGTTTAATAAAATTTTCCTTCAGGCCAAAAAAATCGAAGTCGTAGCATTTACGCAAGGAATCATTGGTTATTTTGATGAGGAAGCCGCTGCACGAAATATCACCATTAATTTTGAATCTGCATTTGATGAGCTTGAAGACTGGCTCGATCCTAAAATGCTGGAAAAAATACTGTTTAATATTATTTCAAATGCATTTAAATTTACTCCGGATAATGGTGCTATTACCGTCTCGATAAATAAATCAGATGCTGATAATGCGTTGTTAATTAAGGGCATTTCTGCTCCTTCTTTTTCGATAACCATTACAGATACCGGCTCAGGAATTCGCAAAAAAGACCTCAACCGAATCTTTGACCGATTCTATCAGGTCAATAATGTAAATAAAGATTACTACGGCAGCACCGGAATTGGTCTTGAGGTTGTAAAAGAATTTATCGAATTACATAAAGGTAAAATTGATGTTGAAAGTGAAGTTGGACAAGGCACAAAATTTACGGTAACTTTTCCTTTAGGTAAATCTTTTTATAAGAAAAGCGAAATAGTTAACGAAGTATTTAAAATAGAAAAAAATAAAAATCTATTCCTTTCTGAACCCGTGAATCATCAATCTGAGGACGATGAAGCTACGAATCAAGCCATCGAAAATGATATTGTCGAAACTGCAAAACCATACACTGTTTTGATTGTGGAAGACAATCCTGAATTAAGAAATTATCTCAAACACGAACTAAGCAAATTATACAAGGTTATTGTGGCCGAAAATGGTCAGAAAGGCTATGAAATTGCGGTTCAGAAATTGCCGGATTTGATTATCACAGATGTTATTATGCCGGTTATGGATGGATTGCAATTGTGTAAAAACATAAAAGGAGATTTAAAAACGAGTCATATTCCGTTGTTAATGCTCTCTGCAAAAGCAATGGTAAAAGACCGACTGGAAGGAATCGATTCCGGCGCTGATATGTATTTGAGCAAACCATTTGAGTTAGACATTTTAAAATCAAGTCTGGCACAGCTTATTACGAGCAGACAAATCATGTTCAAGAAATTTTACAGTGGAATCACCAAAGACGGTAAAGAAAAAACAACTTCGCTGGATAATGAATTCATTCAAAAAATCCTGCATTTTATTAATGAAAACATCAGTGAACCTGAATTGACTGTCGAACTTTTATCTTCTAAAATCTATTTGAGCAGAAGTCAGTTGTATCGAAAAATAAAAACATTAACAGGAGTTTCTGTCAATGAGTTTATTAGAAATGTACGATTAGAAAAAGCCAAACAACTCATCGAAAAAGGAAATAATAACATTAATGAAATTAGCTATAAAGTAGGTTTTACTTCTCCCTCCTATTTTGCAAAATGTTATAAAATCAAATACGGGCATTTGCCTACACAGGAAAAAAGACCAAAAGAATAA
- a CDS encoding SusC/RagA family TonB-linked outer membrane protein → MQKRTSKKLLCLIVCMWGNFFFAQTVKGKVTSGGTSLPGVSIIVQGTKNATVTDFDGSFVLNNVEPKALLLFSYVGYKNLSLPADTKSVMQVVMVNDLEKLNEVVVIGYGTSKRKDINGAVSSIKASEIQDKPFTSIDQALVGKAAGVNVTQNSGTPGGGISVQIRGITSINGNEPLYVIDGTPVFADKNNDTFSFSALGGGNGQTKNSALSGINISDIETIDILKDASATAIYGANGANGVVLITTKKGKKGKSKFTYETYLASQQITNTVDVLNLPEYAKYQAKIFKLNGEPVPFQYQKPDLLGNGTNWQDELFRTATLYNHQLSFSGEKDGTRYYTSLNYFDQEGIVSNSNFNRLSMRLNVDSNVKSWLKIGNNLSVSKSSQQVVRNDDRGGLVMNALRQSPELPVRTPDGSYAGPTSGLGSSANEATNPIALAEYNNSTTERFKINGNLFADFTIIKGLVFRSELGYDLNFAKSSTFVPKYTLGNVSELLNKSFKQQDQSYYWNIKNYLTYNKTINEKHNFTFLLGQEAQESRYEYLSGYRTGEFLSKDFTNLNIGDIDTALNGNGSGRWSMASYITRLNYSFSDRYSFSASLRADASSNFGPNNKWGYFPSFSGGWTVSNERFFEPLTKNINYLKFRAGYGLVGNQNIPANRYQTILSLLSSPFGGVSPTIDNLGNPDIKWESLKSFNAGFEIAMVNNRVKLDFDYYIKNSSDFLTKQINDESNQSALNYYLNTGEIVTKGIELTLNTRNIVTENFTWDSTIIFSKYNNELTRFQGEGKSLLGKVQFDLYNVTRTTEGQPVGQFYGYVTDGLFKNAAELAAGPTQETGTGIGDIRFKDLNNDGKIDAKDQTAIGDAIPDFTYAFTNNFKYKNLTLSVVLTGSQGNQIYNFTRHYTDGIYPGFGDRFGNVSTEVSNAFEAGVNENTTVPRITLNDPNGNGRISNRFVEDGSYLRIQNVSLSYDLPNKIFENSFISKVRLYVNVQNLYTFTKYSGFDPALGNLDQNITLSGIDLGRYPVPRTTSMGLNLEF, encoded by the coding sequence ATGCAGAAAAGAACGTCAAAAAAACTATTATGTTTAATAGTATGCATGTGGGGAAATTTTTTCTTTGCTCAAACTGTTAAAGGTAAAGTAACATCAGGCGGAACCAGCCTACCGGGTGTTAGTATAATAGTACAAGGAACAAAAAACGCAACAGTTACCGATTTTGACGGTAGTTTTGTTTTAAATAATGTAGAACCAAAAGCGCTGTTGCTTTTTAGTTATGTAGGATATAAAAATTTATCATTGCCGGCAGATACTAAATCTGTGATGCAGGTGGTTATGGTAAACGACCTCGAAAAATTAAATGAAGTCGTGGTTATTGGATACGGAACTTCAAAAAGAAAAGATATAAATGGTGCCGTTTCCTCTATTAAGGCTTCTGAAATTCAGGACAAACCCTTTACTTCTATCGATCAGGCACTTGTAGGTAAAGCTGCGGGTGTAAATGTTACTCAAAATTCAGGAACTCCCGGAGGAGGAATTTCTGTTCAAATTCGAGGAATTACTTCTATCAATGGTAATGAGCCATTATATGTTATTGACGGAACACCGGTTTTTGCGGATAAAAACAATGACACATTTTCGTTCAGCGCATTGGGGGGAGGAAACGGTCAAACTAAAAACTCGGCTTTATCGGGTATCAACATTTCGGATATCGAAACGATTGATATCTTAAAAGATGCATCGGCAACAGCCATATATGGTGCGAATGGTGCAAACGGTGTTGTTTTGATTACCACTAAAAAAGGAAAAAAGGGAAAATCAAAATTTACTTATGAAACCTATTTGGCCTCTCAGCAGATAACTAATACTGTTGATGTTTTAAACTTACCTGAATATGCTAAATATCAGGCAAAAATTTTCAAACTAAATGGTGAGCCTGTTCCTTTTCAATATCAAAAACCGGATTTATTAGGCAACGGAACAAACTGGCAGGATGAACTTTTTAGAACTGCTACATTGTACAACCATCAATTGTCGTTCTCTGGCGAAAAAGACGGAACACGTTACTATACTTCTTTAAATTATTTTGATCAGGAAGGAATTGTTTCCAACTCCAATTTCAACAGATTATCTATGCGATTAAATGTTGATTCTAATGTTAAATCATGGCTAAAAATTGGTAACAACCTGTCTGTAAGTAAATCATCGCAGCAAGTAGTCAGAAATGACGACAGAGGTGGTTTAGTAATGAATGCTTTAAGACAATCTCCTGAATTACCGGTTAGAACTCCGGATGGTTCTTATGCAGGACCAACAAGCGGTTTGGGATCTTCGGCAAATGAAGCTACAAATCCAATTGCTTTGGCTGAATACAATAACTCGACTACAGAAAGATTTAAAATTAATGGTAATTTATTTGCTGATTTTACGATTATCAAAGGATTGGTTTTCAGATCAGAATTAGGATACGATCTGAATTTTGCAAAAAGCAGCACTTTTGTACCTAAATACACTTTAGGAAACGTTTCTGAACTTTTAAACAAATCATTCAAACAACAAGATCAAAGTTATTACTGGAACATTAAAAACTATCTTACGTATAATAAAACGATAAACGAGAAACATAATTTTACTTTTTTATTAGGTCAGGAAGCACAGGAAAGCCGATATGAATACCTCAGCGGTTACAGAACGGGTGAGTTTTTGAGCAAAGATTTTACGAACTTAAATATTGGCGATATTGATACTGCCCTTAACGGAAACGGTTCTGGCAGATGGTCTATGGCATCTTATATTACAAGATTAAATTATAGTTTTTCTGATCGATATTCTTTCTCAGCTTCTTTAAGAGCAGATGCTTCATCCAACTTTGGACCCAATAATAAATGGGGTTATTTTCCATCATTTTCAGGAGGTTGGACAGTTAGTAACGAAAGATTCTTTGAGCCTTTAACAAAGAACATCAATTACCTGAAATTTAGAGCAGGTTACGGTCTTGTAGGAAATCAAAATATTCCGGCAAATAGATATCAAACTATTCTGTCGTTGCTTTCATCTCCTTTTGGAGGCGTATCTCCAACTATAGATAACTTAGGAAATCCGGATATAAAATGGGAATCACTAAAATCTTTCAATGCTGGTTTTGAAATTGCAATGGTGAATAACCGAGTAAAATTAGATTTTGATTATTATATCAAAAATTCATCTGATTTCCTTACGAAACAAATCAATGATGAATCAAATCAAAGTGCTTTGAATTATTATCTGAATACAGGGGAAATTGTCACTAAAGGAATCGAACTTACCTTGAACACAAGAAATATCGTAACCGAAAATTTTACGTGGGACAGTACCATTATTTTTTCAAAATATAATAATGAACTTACCAGATTTCAAGGCGAAGGAAAATCTTTACTGGGGAAAGTTCAATTTGATTTATACAACGTTACCAGAACGACAGAAGGACAGCCGGTAGGACAATTTTACGGATATGTGACTGACGGATTATTTAAAAACGCAGCTGAATTAGCAGCAGGACCTACTCAGGAAACAGGAACGGGAATTGGAGATATTCGTTTTAAAGATCTTAACAACGATGGCAAAATTGATGCTAAAGATCAGACTGCCATAGGAGATGCAATTCCTGATTTTACATATGCCTTTACCAATAACTTTAAATACAAAAACCTTACTTTATCTGTGGTATTAACAGGAAGTCAGGGCAACCAGATTTACAACTTTACACGTCATTATACTGATGGTATTTATCCTGGATTTGGAGATCGATTTGGAAATGTGAGTACCGAAGTATCAAATGCTTTTGAAGCCGGAGTAAACGAAAACACAACCGTACCAAGAATTACCCTTAATGACCCAAATGGTAATGGCAGAATCTCGAACAGATTTGTTGAAGATGGTTCTTATCTAAGAATTCAGAACGTTTCTTTAAGCTACGATTTACCAAACAAAATATTCGAAAATTCTTTTATATCTAAAGTAAGATTGTATGTGAATGTTCAGAACCTGTACACGTTTACAAAATATTCAGGTTTCGATCCTGCGCTGGGAAATTTAGATCAAAACATAACTTTAAGCGGTATTGATTTAGGACGTTATCCTGTGCCAAGAACCACTTCTATGGGATTGAATCTGGAATTCTAA